DNA from Methanomassiliicoccus luminyensis B10:
GCCCCTATCCTCTCGGGATGCTGGAAGGTGTACTCGAACGCCGATCAGGCCAGGGAGCGGTTCGAGATGTTCCGGAAATGCAGCGGGGAGTACCTGAACGTGTTCAACTCCGGGACCTCCGCCGATCAGCTGGCGGTGGGTCCGTAGGGAGGGTTCTCTCCCCCTTTACCGACAGTAATTATTTTACCCACCTGTGATATCGAAGCATTCCATGTTGGTGTTCTGCCACCTCTTCATCGGAGCGGTCTTGGGCTTGTTCCTGTACCAGGCCACCGGGAAGCGTTGGATGGTCCCGGTGGCGGCGGCCGGTGCCATGGTGCCGGACCTTATCGACAAGCCGCTGGGGCACCTTATCCTCCAGAGCACTCTGGACTCCGGCCGCATCTTCGGCCATTCCCTGCTGTTCCTGTCGCTGCTGGTCATTGCCGGCCTGATCATATGGAAGTGGCGCTCCTCACTGGCAGGCCTGGTCCTATCGGCCGGCATAGTCTCGCATCTCATCCTCGACTCCATGTGGGAGAACCCCACGACGGTGTTCTGGCCACTCCTGGGGCCGTTCCAGGCGGGCCACTATCCCGACTACTTCGGCAGCTCCTTTATCGTCGAGATCACCTCCCCCACGGAGTGGGTGTTCGGTATCGCCCTGGTGTGGGTGTTCCTAACGCTCTACAAGGATGATATCTTCAGGCCGCTGGACCCGCTCAGGAAGAACCTGGACCCGCTGTCCAAGCCGCTGCTGGGGGCCATGATCGTCCTCGGCATCGGGTACCTCATCATCGGCATCCTGGACATGA
Protein-coding regions in this window:
- a CDS encoding metal-dependent hydrolase — its product is MLVFCHLFIGAVLGLFLYQATGKRWMVPVAAAGAMVPDLIDKPLGHLILQSTLDSGRIFGHSLLFLSLLVIAGLIIWKWRSSLAGLVLSAGIVSHLILDSMWENPTTVFWPLLGPFQAGHYPDYFGSSFIVEITSPTEWVFGIALVWVFLTLYKDDIFRPLDPLRKNLDPLSKPLLGAMIVLGIGYLIIGILDMINEPGAGTATLMLGVASLSGGAAMLSRYRDDPLV